One genomic region from Sphingobacterium multivorum encodes:
- a CDS encoding glycoside hydrolase family 88/105 protein has translation MNKCSLLFTLLFSCAVFSGSKAQEVRMDSTFSLLKKVADWQWHELETVGWKNHRKDWTSGAMYTGMFAWAQYANNVIYYDKLKEVGEMNKWQIGKYRHFADDYCVGQLYTQLYEIFRDERYIQDFKSLADTLVSIPHNESLAWKNNIYTREWAWCDALFMGPPGLGYLTEATGNPNYLNKSIALWWKSTTFLYDKDERLFYRDSRYFNRREKNGAKVFWSRGNGWVIAGLARLISATPKHHPAYEQLKRLFIEMADKLAAIQYKDGSWHASLLDPESFPMKETSGTGFIGYALTWGINEGLLSFPKYQPVVTKAWDAMRSSVHSDGKLGYVQPQGAAPDQVSYDGTDVYGVGAFLLFGTEMLKMLAQFDNNGTTHVVYNPTPKTVTRQVEINLRKEKGTKIRLNEYGVQDLFTGEKIKYSTTESSRNIVFKFDTELAPGSKRYFALKPKR, from the coding sequence ATGAATAAGTGTTCCTTATTATTTACACTTCTGTTTTCTTGTGCTGTCTTTTCCGGTAGCAAGGCCCAAGAAGTTCGGATGGATTCAACATTTTCCTTATTAAAGAAGGTCGCCGATTGGCAGTGGCATGAGTTGGAAACGGTAGGTTGGAAAAATCACCGAAAAGATTGGACGAGTGGCGCCATGTATACTGGTATGTTTGCCTGGGCACAATACGCCAATAATGTCATCTACTACGATAAACTAAAGGAGGTGGGTGAAATGAACAAATGGCAAATCGGTAAGTATCGCCATTTTGCAGATGATTACTGCGTAGGCCAGCTTTATACCCAATTATATGAAATTTTTAGGGATGAGCGGTATATCCAGGATTTTAAATCCCTGGCCGACACCCTGGTTTCTATTCCCCATAATGAATCCTTAGCATGGAAAAACAACATCTACACCCGGGAATGGGCATGGTGTGACGCCTTGTTTATGGGGCCCCCGGGACTGGGCTATCTGACCGAGGCGACCGGCAATCCGAATTACCTTAACAAATCTATAGCATTATGGTGGAAGTCCACGACCTTCCTCTACGATAAAGATGAAAGACTCTTTTATCGAGACAGTCGCTACTTCAATAGGCGAGAAAAAAATGGCGCGAAAGTCTTTTGGAGCCGAGGAAATGGTTGGGTTATTGCAGGTTTAGCTCGTTTGATTTCGGCTACCCCCAAACATCATCCAGCCTATGAGCAGCTCAAAAGACTCTTCATCGAAATGGCAGATAAGCTAGCGGCTATACAATATAAGGACGGTAGTTGGCACGCGAGTCTGCTTGATCCTGAAAGCTTTCCAATGAAGGAAACAAGTGGTACAGGCTTTATTGGCTATGCCTTGACGTGGGGAATCAATGAAGGGCTATTGTCTTTTCCGAAATATCAGCCTGTAGTGACCAAAGCTTGGGATGCCATGCGTTCTTCCGTCCACTCGGACGGCAAGTTAGGTTATGTTCAACCCCAAGGTGCCGCACCAGACCAGGTTAGTTACGATGGAACAGATGTTTATGGTGTCGGTGCTTTTTTGTTATTCGGAACCGAAATGTTGAAAATGCTTGCCCAGTTTGACAACAACGGTACAACACATGTTGTCTATAATCCAACCCCTAAGACGGTGACAAGGCAGGTTGAAATTAACCTGCGAAAAGAAAAAGGTACAAAGATCCGATTAAATGAGTATGGTGTACAGGATTTATTCACCGGTGAGAAAATCAAGTATTCAACTACAGAAAGCTCACGCAACATTGTGTTCAAGTTTGACACTGAGCTAGCTCCTGGAAGTAAACGTTATTTTGCATTAAAACCAAAAAGATGA
- a CDS encoding hybrid sensor histidine kinase/response regulator transcription factor, producing MNKKVENTVNDGRILLFDRYLLGFNVIFNDDSNYTAMKSIKVALVLLTFMFFSLYHLGAQPMHFNSLNVRDGLSQSGVLDVIQDQEGFMWFATRHGLNRYDGLRFKIYTQNANPSSISGDYINAITIDRKGRLWIGTNHGLDLYDKERDCFFHIRFSQNNSKDGRPDVLRLMEDDKANLWIGTDNGLYILNLSHLKNPIQPFSKFHRSAHLVGKDIWALYQDTKGIIWVSSEKGLSKINYLGNKLEFADKPSSLDNDLSTVRSIVEDDLGNIWFGTESKGLFCFNPLNNQLVNFQKESGNVNSLIHNSVRKVIRYGAHQLAVGTQGGLSLLNVNSKEFRNFEHVPQNKSTLSQNSVYSLYEDRQGLLWIGTYYGGVNIFNVGRTVFHDLLREYPALLARHQVIRAINSDPYGNLWIGSEGGGVSKLNTITHQVTHYHFANKSLEFNNFVKTIFIDSQRNVWIGTSGGGLKFIKRGTDVPLTYNLGLDSYKTKRSAIMAIYEGRNGLFWIGGLGYNRIYKMGGSEPIDVTPKKIETAFRNETIISIKESANQKIWILTEKKLYSYEPIRDHLEKILEDSTGFTCLLEDHSGIVWLGSPYDGLIGYNLSGKKIYRLNKENGLSNNSVVGLCEDKQRNLWISTRSGLNRLNTNRHGLRSFRDIEGIQSEEFNYSAIHILDGKMYLGSLDGLAYFEPEKLIENSTAGKIVFTGIRLANGILEEPRGKNKKNITFTAQQNIFTIEFSLINFIRSNQNRYAYKLEGIGEDWTNVDDGQATFTNLPAGKYRLLVKGQNNAGVWSAVNSIDFEVLPPIWRTWWAYLCYALVLGSIVFMVIRYIYVQQLRQKEQELQQFKLNFFTNISHEIRSHLTMIMVPIENAILLAKGNRNLADNLAMAKDNATRLLRLVNELMDFRKAESKHLTLNKTNVSLAAYLEPIVRPFEQIAKDRGLLFYYNNLANDIVVGLDPFQFEKVLFNLLSNALKYTSPGEKITFELEQKANRLLVTVRNKGKGINPDHFEKIFENYFQIEKKDQETGYGIGLALSRHIVLLHHGEIGVKSKDGMTAFTVSIPCVQVGESIPDTNVSPHVVNPTPEIGLGLEEQLMDNRAKILIVEDNPSLLSLLCSLLKESYEVSTAEDGLEGLEKARSIIPDLVVSDIMMPKQNGIELCELLKKDELTSHIPVILLTAMTSEGDQITGLKSRADAYITKPYNREILLLQISNLLESRYLSQLKYRQEFVVGPRHIVVNAVDEEFLTKFISTIETGLATGQFDVEHLAEKMAMSQSALYRKVRALTGMTINEFSKKVRLKRAAFLLEQRAYTISEIALMVGFMDSKYFAKEFKKEFGVLPSQYQG from the coding sequence TTGAATAAGAAGGTAGAAAATACCGTCAATGATGGGAGAATTTTACTTTTTGATCGCTACCTATTGGGATTTAACGTTATTTTTAATGACGATTCCAATTATACAGCAATGAAGAGTATTAAAGTGGCATTGGTGTTGCTCACATTCATGTTTTTTTCTTTATACCATTTAGGGGCACAACCTATGCATTTTAATTCGTTAAATGTAAGGGATGGATTATCCCAAAGTGGAGTTCTGGATGTAATACAGGATCAGGAAGGCTTTATGTGGTTCGCTACGCGTCATGGTTTAAACCGATACGATGGTCTTCGATTCAAAATTTATACTCAAAATGCGAACCCTTCAAGTATTTCAGGAGATTATATCAATGCCATCACAATAGACCGTAAAGGGAGGCTATGGATCGGTACAAATCATGGTCTGGATCTTTATGATAAAGAACGGGACTGTTTTTTTCATATTCGTTTTAGTCAAAACAATAGTAAAGACGGGCGCCCCGATGTTCTTCGTCTAATGGAAGATGATAAAGCTAATCTTTGGATAGGAACAGATAACGGACTCTATATACTTAATTTGTCTCACCTAAAAAATCCGATTCAACCATTCTCAAAATTTCATCGATCTGCTCATCTTGTAGGTAAAGATATTTGGGCCCTTTACCAGGATACTAAGGGGATTATTTGGGTTAGCTCTGAAAAAGGATTAAGTAAAATAAACTACTTAGGGAATAAATTGGAGTTTGCTGATAAACCTTCCTCGTTGGATAATGACCTTAGTACGGTAAGATCAATTGTGGAAGATGATTTGGGTAATATTTGGTTTGGAACCGAGTCGAAAGGGCTATTTTGTTTCAATCCCTTAAACAATCAGTTGGTCAATTTTCAAAAAGAGTCCGGAAATGTCAATTCCTTGATTCATAATTCTGTAAGAAAAGTTATCCGATACGGAGCGCATCAACTCGCCGTTGGAACACAAGGAGGATTAAGTCTCCTGAATGTCAATAGTAAAGAATTTCGAAATTTTGAACATGTCCCGCAGAACAAAAGTACGCTGAGTCAAAATTCAGTTTATTCGCTTTATGAAGATAGACAAGGACTACTTTGGATCGGGACCTACTATGGCGGTGTGAATATATTTAATGTCGGCAGGACAGTATTTCACGATTTATTGCGCGAGTATCCCGCATTATTAGCACGGCATCAGGTCATTCGGGCCATCAACAGTGATCCTTATGGGAATTTGTGGATAGGCTCGGAAGGTGGGGGTGTGAGTAAACTAAATACGATAACACATCAAGTGACCCACTATCATTTTGCAAATAAATCGCTTGAGTTCAATAATTTCGTTAAGACTATTTTTATTGATTCACAGCGTAATGTATGGATTGGAACAAGTGGAGGCGGACTAAAATTCATCAAAAGGGGAACTGATGTGCCACTAACTTACAATCTGGGTTTAGATAGCTATAAAACGAAGCGTTCGGCGATCATGGCTATATATGAAGGCCGGAATGGGCTTTTTTGGATCGGTGGACTTGGTTATAATCGAATTTATAAGATGGGTGGTTCGGAACCGATTGATGTGACACCTAAAAAGATTGAAACAGCTTTTAGAAATGAAACCATTATATCTATTAAAGAAAGTGCAAATCAAAAAATATGGATACTGACCGAAAAGAAGCTCTACAGTTATGAACCAATTCGTGACCATCTCGAGAAGATTTTAGAAGATAGCACTGGATTTACCTGTCTTTTGGAAGATCATTCCGGAATAGTATGGTTGGGAAGTCCTTATGATGGACTAATTGGTTACAATCTTTCTGGGAAAAAAATCTATCGATTGAACAAAGAAAACGGATTGTCAAATAATAGTGTCGTTGGATTGTGTGAGGATAAACAGCGAAATTTATGGATTTCGACGCGGTCAGGACTGAATAGGCTGAATACTAATCGCCATGGGTTGCGAAGCTTTAGGGACATTGAAGGTATTCAAAGTGAAGAATTCAATTATTCTGCAATTCATATACTAGACGGAAAAATGTATCTCGGCAGCTTAGATGGATTGGCCTATTTTGAACCAGAAAAATTAATCGAAAATTCAACAGCGGGAAAGATAGTATTCACAGGGATTCGATTGGCGAATGGTATTCTAGAAGAACCCAGAGGTAAAAACAAGAAAAATATAACATTTACAGCGCAACAGAATATTTTCACGATTGAGTTTTCTCTTATAAATTTTATTAGATCAAACCAAAATCGATATGCTTATAAGTTGGAGGGAATAGGGGAAGATTGGACGAATGTCGATGATGGACAGGCAACATTTACGAACCTGCCCGCAGGTAAATATCGGCTTCTCGTAAAGGGACAAAACAACGCTGGCGTTTGGAGTGCTGTCAATTCAATTGATTTTGAGGTTTTACCACCAATTTGGCGAACATGGTGGGCTTATTTATGTTACGCACTTGTTTTGGGGAGTATTGTCTTTATGGTAATTCGTTATATATATGTGCAACAATTACGACAGAAAGAACAGGAGCTGCAACAGTTTAAATTGAACTTCTTTACCAATATCTCGCATGAGATCAGATCTCACCTGACGATGATCATGGTTCCTATTGAAAATGCTATCTTACTGGCTAAAGGCAACCGAAATCTAGCCGATAATCTAGCAATGGCAAAAGATAATGCTACACGTTTATTGCGTTTGGTCAACGAATTGATGGACTTCCGAAAAGCTGAGTCGAAACATTTGACGCTAAATAAAACCAATGTGTCGCTCGCAGCATATTTAGAGCCAATTGTAAGGCCATTTGAACAAATAGCCAAAGATCGGGGTCTATTGTTTTATTATAATAACTTAGCGAATGATATTGTGGTTGGCTTGGATCCCTTCCAATTTGAAAAAGTATTGTTCAATCTATTGAGCAATGCACTGAAATATACGAGCCCAGGCGAGAAAATAACGTTTGAATTGGAGCAAAAAGCTAATCGATTGCTTGTCACTGTTAGGAATAAAGGCAAGGGTATAAATCCTGATCATTTTGAAAAGATCTTTGAAAACTATTTTCAAATTGAAAAAAAAGATCAGGAAACTGGATATGGAATTGGCCTGGCCTTGAGTCGTCATATTGTATTACTGCATCATGGTGAGATAGGCGTGAAAAGTAAGGATGGGATGACTGCCTTTACGGTTAGCATTCCCTGTGTTCAAGTAGGTGAATCGATACCAGATACAAACGTATCACCACATGTGGTAAATCCAACCCCGGAGATTGGGCTCGGGCTTGAAGAGCAGCTGATGGACAATAGAGCTAAAATATTGATCGTTGAAGACAATCCCTCCTTATTGTCTTTGTTATGCAGTCTGTTGAAAGAAAGTTATGAAGTATCAACGGCAGAAGATGGTTTGGAAGGGTTGGAAAAGGCGCGTAGTATAATTCCTGATTTGGTGGTGAGTGATATCATGATGCCAAAGCAAAACGGAATCGAGCTTTGCGAACTCTTGAAAAAAGATGAATTAACGAGTCACATTCCCGTGATATTGTTGACGGCGATGACATCAGAGGGTGACCAAATTACTGGACTTAAAAGCCGTGCAGATGCTTATATCACTAAGCCATATAATCGTGAAATTCTGCTGTTGCAAATTAGCAATTTATTGGAATCACGTTATTTAAGCCAATTAAAGTACAGACAGGAGTTTGTGGTTGGACCACGCCATATTGTAGTCAATGCAGTGGATGAAGAGTTCCTGACCAAATTTATTTCGACCATTGAAACCGGTCTAGCTACTGGACAATTTGATGTTGAACATCTTGCTGAGAAAATGGCGATGAGTCAGTCAGCCCTCTACCGCAAAGTTAGGGCATTAACAGGAATGACAATCAATGAATTTTCTAAAAAAGTTCGACTAAAAAGAGCTGCATTTTTACTTGAACAAAGGGCATATACGATTTCGGAAATAGCCTTGATGGTAGGTTTTATGGATAGTAAATATTTTGCGAAAGAGTTCAAAAAAGAATTTGGTGTTTTACCTTCACAATATCAAGGATAA